A genomic region of Papaver somniferum cultivar HN1 chromosome 7, ASM357369v1, whole genome shotgun sequence contains the following coding sequences:
- the LOC113298927 gene encoding uncharacterized protein LOC113298927, which translates to MISGAQIESQISDPSPLVVDFQGPEQQARADSRFSDLRGVQWRVNLGVLPSSTSIDVLRRVTADCRRRYAGLRRRLLVDPLPKEASSSPNLVMDNPLSQNPDSMWGRFFRNAELEKMVDQDLSRLYPENGSYFQTPSCQGMLRRILLLWCIRHPEYGYGQGMHELLAPLLYVLHIDVERLYSIRKLHEDHFTDKFDDLSFPASDLVGNYKSLNWSTGFDDESSFQGSEAKVSSLDELDPELQTIVLLSDAYGAEGELGILLSERFMEHDAYCMFEALMGRTHGAVAMADYFCPTPAVGSHTGLPPVIEASSALYHLLSLVDSSLHSHLVELGVEPQYFALRWLRVLFGREFMLEDLLVVWDEIFAALNDKSVCITESDFVYNFAVLCSPRGAFISAMAVSMLLHLRSSLLATENATSCLQRLLNFPENINVKKMIAKAKSLQALALDKNIHSQAPAMSRVLDRSKSPAARVHLLPSGSESPRTPLSLVPDSYWEEKWRVLHKDEEAKQGSSGKKVSTGKKGLSERIKSTLTRTESEPVPHKIDIGKKDSRSAVRRRLLEDLTQEDGSKEDLDKVGGGFLDRKDPFADQNEENGHEKNFSCDATETCLSGHTGSEESSFIYSAHSSPFIDREHESEKSSVASNSANDQDNDSEKISVCSRLSVDENDNESKNAESCTSIPDGQPLPGSVPSGDALERSGPISNGLGKQDDGLKDRKILSGKFQWLWKFGRNSNEQTSEKVGDSGPLKSLPVVNKQQDVSVSSTAGGSGTLPADAADKNRMGSLRNLGQCMLENIQVIESVFEQDRGQVGSLENLSKNVLLGKGQVTAVTALKELRKISNLLSEM; encoded by the exons ATGATATCTGGAGCTCAAATTGAGTCTCAGATTTCTGATCCTTctcctttagttgttgattttcaaGGTCCTGAACAACAAGCTCGTGCTGATTCTAGATTCTCTGATCTTAGAGGTGTTCAATGGCGTGTCAATTTAGGGGTGTTGCCTTCTTCTACTTCTATTGATGTTCTTCGTCGTGTTACTGCCGATTGCCGTAGAAG ATATGCTGGCTTGAGAAGACGCCTTTTGGTTGATCCACTTCCCAAAGAGGCTAGTAGCTCTCCCAACCTTGTTATGGACAACCCGTTATCGCAAAACCCAG ATAGTATGTGGGGTCGCTTTTTCCGGAATGCAGAGCTAGAGAAAATGGTCGACCAGGATTTATCACGTTTATATCCGGAAAATGGAAGTTACTTCCAAACTCCATCATGTCAAGGCATGCTGAGAAGGATTCTACTATTATGGTGCATCAGACATCCAGAGTATGGATATGGACAAG GTATGCATGAGCTTTTGGCTCCTTTGTTATACGTTCTTCATATTGATGTCGAACGTCTATACTCCATAAGAAAGCTCCACGAAGATCATTTTACCGACAAGTttgatgatttgtcctttcctgcCAGCGATTTAGTTGGCAACTACAAATCCTTAAATTGGTCAACGGGGTTTGATGACGAGAGCAGCTTCCAAGGAAGTGAAGCCAAAGTTTCCAGCCTTGATGAACTTGATCCCGAGTTACAAACCATTGTGTTGCTAAGCGATGCTTATGGGGCTGAAGGAGAGCTGGGTATTCTCCTGTCTGAGAGATTCATGGAACACGATGCATATTGCATGTTTGAAGCCTTAATGGGTAGGACACATGGTGCGGTTGCCATGGCAGATTATTTTTGTCCCACCCCTGCAGTCGGGTCCCACACAGGTTTACCTCCTGTGATCGAGGCATCTTCAGCATTATACCATCTGCTTTCGCTTGTTGATTCCTCTCTCCACAGTCACCTAGTGGAGCTTGGTGTTGAACCCCAGTATTTTGCTCTCCGTTGGTTGCGTGTGTTATTTGGTCGGGAATTTATGCTTGAAGACCTTTTAGTCGTTTGGGATGAGATATTTGCAGCCCTAAATGATAAATCGGTCTGCATTACAGAAAGTGATTTCGTGTACAACTTTGCTGTCCTCTGTTCTCCCCGTGGGGCCTTCATATCTGCTATGGCTGTCTCAATGCTGTTGCACCTGAGATCATCTTTGCTTGCAACCGAGAACGCAACTTCATGTCTTCAGAGATTATTGAATTTTCCTGAAAACATAAATGTGAAGAAGATGATAGCAAAGGCCAAGTCTTTGCAAGCTCTAGCTCTTGATAAAAATATTCATTCCCAAGCTCCTGCTATGAGTAGGGTTTTGGACAGGAGCAAATCCCCAGCTGCCAGGGTTCATCTTCTTCCTTCTGGGTCAGAATCTCCAAGAACTCCATTGAGTTTGGTACCTGATAGTTACTGGGAGGAGAAGTGGAGAGTACTGCACAAGGATGAAGAGGCCAAGCAAGGAAGTTCAGGTAAAAAGGTTTCAACGGGAAAAAAAGGTTTAtcagaaagaataaaatcaaccCTAACCAGGACGGAATCTGAGCCGGTTCCCCACAAGATCGACATCGGGAAAAAAGACTCTAGATCAGCCGTTAGGCGAAGGTTGTTGGAAGATTTGACTCAAGAAGACGGGTCAAAGGAAGATCTGGATAAGGTAGGAGGTGGTTTCCTAGATCGAAAGGATCCCTTTGCAGACCAAAATGAAGAAAATGGCCATGAGAAAAATTTCAGCTGCGACGCAACGGAGACGTGTTTGAGTGGACATACTGGCAGCGAAGAGAGCTCCTTTATTTATTCTGCTCATTCAAGTCCTTTCATTGATCGTGAGCACGAATCAGAGAAAAGCAGTGTTGCTTCAAATTCAGCAAATGATCAAGATAACGATTCAGAAAAGATCAGTGTTTGCTCCAGATTATCTGTTGATGAAAATGACAACGAATCCAAGAACGCAGAGTCGTGTACATCCATCCCTGATGGACAACCTCTTCCGGGTTCTGTTCCCAGTGGTGATGCTTTGGAGAGATCTGGCCCGATCTCTAATGGTTTAGGGAAACAGGATGACGGGTTGAAGGATCGGAAAATACTATCTGGCAAATTTCAGTGGCTTTGGAAGTTTGGTCGGAATAGCAACGAACAGACCTCCGAGAAGGTGGGAGATAGCGGGCCATTAAAATCCTTACCTGTGGTAAATAAGCAACAGGACGTCTCAGTCTCATCAACAGCTGGTGGATCTGGTACATTACCAGCGGATGCAGCAGACAAGAATAGGATGGGTAGTTTGAGGAACCTCGGGCAATGTATGCTCGAAAATATTCAG GTGATTGAATCAGTGTTTGAGCAAGATCGGGGTCAGGTAGGATCATTGGAGAATTTGTCCAAAAACGTTCTGTTGGGAAAAGGGCAAGTTACAGCAGTGACAGCCTTGAAGGAGCTTAGGAAAATTAGCAACCTTTTGTCTGAAATGTGA